GCTGGTGACCTATACCGGTAATTACTGGAATGGGGAAATTGGCCACTTTTTTAGCCAGAGTATAGCTATCGAAAGAGCTCAAATCGGTGCGTGACCCACCCCCACGAATAATAACCGCTACGTCGAAATAATCAACTCTTCTCTCCACCTCTTCAAGTGCCCGAATTAAAGAGACTTCTGCTTCTTCCCCCTGAACAAAAGCTGGGAAAAGACAGCACAGAAAACGGTATCCAAAAGCATTGCCCTGCAAATGATGTACAAAATCTCCCCACCCGGCTGCCTGAGGAGAAGAAACCACTGCGATGCGCTGGATGACCGGAGGTAGCAGTAAAGAAGCATTCTTCTCCAGCAACCCCTCCTTAGCCAAACAGGCAATAATTTCATTGCGCCGACGCATCATCTCTCCCAGGGAAAAGTTGGGATCAATATCTACTACTTCCAGTCTCAAACCATGCACGGAGTGAAAAATCAATCTACCCAGAAGGAGTACCTTGAGACCTTCGCGCAGTGTCTCGCCAGTTGTTTCCTCAAAGAAAGCCCGAATCCGATTAAAATTATCCCGCCACATCAAAGCCTCCATTTTTGCCTTAAGCGTCTCGCCTTCCTTTTCCACCAGTTCCATAAAGCAATGGCCATTCCGGCTCACCTTCAAAGCAGCAATTTCGGCAACTACCCACATTTCATTGGGGAAAAATCCTTCCAGGCAGACTTTCACCAGATAAGCGAGCTGGGAAAGCGTGAGATACTGCACATCTTTATCTGACACAGGAAAGGAATCAAGGTGTTCCATTTTCCCAAATGGAAACTCAACTTCCAAAAGCGAATACCTCCTTTACCCTCTTTTCAGATTAAAATATAATGCTTGAAAAAGCAAACAGGGAAGGAGGCAAAAAATGAAAAACTACCGCATCGGTGTAATCCCTGGAGACGGCACTGGACCGGAAGTGGTGCGTGAGGGATTAAAAATACTGGAAGCAGCAGCCAGGAAATATGGCTTCAAATACGAAACCATTGTTTATCCCTTTGGTGGAGAACATTACAAAAAAACCGGTGAAACACTGCCAGATTCAGCAATCGAAGAATTCAAAAAGCTTGACGCACTGTACCTTGGTGCCATAGGCCATCCTGACGTAAAACCCGGGATACTGGAGCAGGGAATTTTGCTTAAAATACGTTTTTCGCTTGACCAGTATATAAATCTCCGTCCTGTCAAGCTCTACCCAAACGTGTGGACCCCCATAAAAGATAAGGGTCCAGAAGATATCGACTTTGTAGTGGTGCGCGAAAACACCGAAGGCCTGTACGTTGGGGCTGGAGGCTTCTTGCGTAAGGGAACTCCTTTCGAGGTCGCTATTCAAGAATCCATCAATACTCGCAAAGGAGTGGAACGTTGCATACGCTTTGCCTTCGAATACACCATAAAGCGCAACAAAAAGAAAAAACTGACTCTGTGCGGAAAGACCAACGTTCTCACCTATGCCTTTGACCTCTGGGAACGAACCTTTTACGAAGTGGCCAGGGAGTACCCAGAAGTACAAACCGACTATGCACACGTGGATGCTACCACTATGTGGATGGTCAAAAACCCCGAGTGGTTCGACGTTATTGTAACCGATAACATGTTTGGTGACATCATCACCGACCTTGGAGCCATGATTCAGGGAGGCATGGGTGTTGCAGCAGGAGGAAACATTAATCCTGAAGGAGTCTCCATGTTTGAGCCTATCGGTGGTTCAGCACCCAAATATACAGGTCAAAACGTGATTAACCCCATAGCCGCTATCTGTGCCTTAGGCATGCTCCTTGATAACATTGGAGAAAGTGAAGCATCACAAGCAGTAGAAAATGCGGTCATAAAAGCCCTGGAAACCGGAAAAATCAAAAGCATGAGTGCCGGAAAGATGGGGCTGACCACACAAGAAGTAGGAGACTTAATCGCCTCCTTCATATAAAAAAACAGGGCGGGCACCCCGCCCTGTTTTTGCTCACTCAAGAGGAGTGCCTCCCTCCTGGGTAGGAGGACCTGAGGACGCATTGCTTCCCTCAAGAGGAGTTCCACCTTCCTGGGTAGGTGTGCCCGAAGAAGTAATACCTGGAGAACTGATAACCACCCCTTCTCCTGCTTCCACGTTCGGCTTTTGCCTGGAAGAAGCAATGAGGTTTTTGATCTCCATCTCCACCAGACTTAAGTGGTCGTATTTATTCACAGCTTCGCTAAGTACTGCCGCTACTCTTGAAGGGTCAATCCCTTCTCTACGTGCTCGTTCCAGGAGCCTGGTGAATTTTTTTAGCTCAGAGGGCGTAGCCCCTTTTTGAACAACCCCAGCAATTACCAAACCTGCCTGGTCTGGCGCAAAACCCAGTTCAACAAAGGCAGCCAGCGAATCAACAACTGATTCCAGACGCTTCCCATCCTTGTGCAATATCTCCTCCAGTACCTTTTGCAAATCTTCGGGGGAAGTAGAGGACTCAAAAACCAGAGCAAGATTGTAAAGCAAATTCTCTTTGTTGGCTACCCGAGCATCAACGTCCTGCAAGGTCTTTTTAGCCAGAAGCAAACTATCTTTTTTGCGTTCTAAGGTTTTAACCAGGTTATAGGGGAGAACCTTTTTTTTCAGACCTTCTCCCAGCTTTAGCACCAGGGGTTCAGGAGAAATACCCTCCTGCCTTACTTCATCCAGTATCTCAGATACCCTCTGCAAGAGATATTCCTTGTCCTCTTCTGCATAAAAAGAAGGAGCACCCTGGATAAGTGAAGTCACATTTTCTTCAGCAGCAAAAGCTAAAAAGCTCCAGAAACTAAAGAAGAGAAAAAGAGCAAAAAAAAAGAACCTACGCATACTACCCACCATTTACCACCAGAACCGAGTTAAAGCCGCCAAAGCCGTCAGAAACCTTGCGTGGAGAAGCAGGATCTGGAACCCACTCCTGACCATCAATGACGAAAGCATACTGATATTTACCAGGCTTCAAACGAACGGTGATCTTCCAGCAATCGTCTCTGACTTTTTGCATGGCTAAAGCATCCCAGTTAGTAAAATCACCGGCCACAGCCACCGTGCGTGGGCTTTTCGAAGAAGGATAAAATATCAATTCCACTGTCCTGTATCCTGCAAGGTTGGTAACCTGGAACTCCGGAAGCAAGGGGAGATTAGTCAAAAAAATCAGCAAAAGGAAAACTCCCGCCAGAGCAAAAACTGCAAACTTTTTAGCTCTGCGATACCTAACCAGCAACGATTCTCTCTGATAAATTCTCTCCATTACCCGGTCGCTCAAATCCTCGCCGGGCTCAAAACGAGGAAGACAACTCAGATAATGTTCCAGGTTCTTCCTTTTATCCATACTTATCACCTTCATTTATATATACGTTTCCTACCCCCTTCAGGTTTCAGAAACATCCGGGCCAAAATATTCTTGCAACCACTCTTTTAACTTCTTGCGTGCCCGGTGGAGATAAGTTTTAACCGTTCCCAGTGGCAAACCAGTGATTTTAGCGATTTCCTCATAAGAAAGATTCTCGATGTGTCTTAAGACGATTACCTCCCTCAATTTAAGAGGAAGGCGGGCAATCGCCTTTTCCATTTCCAAAACCATTTCCTTATCAAGCACCACCCCGTCGGGATCAGAAAAGGCGCTCTGTTCAACAAGCTGCTCCAGTTCCTCTTCGCCCTCCTCTCCCACAGGTTGGGAAAGGGAAAGAAAGGCAAACTTGCGACGACGAAAAAAATCTCTACACACATTGAGGGCTATTCTGAAAATCCAGGTAGAAAACTCGTACGAAGAATCGTACTTGCGCAAGGCACAAAAAGCTTTCACAAAAGTTTCCTGGGTAAGGTCCTCTGCCTCTTCGCGCTGGCGTACCATTCGAAAGACATAGTTGAAAACTGCTCGCTCGTACTTCTGCACCAGGAGACGAAAAAGCTCTGTATTGCCCTGCAGCACTTCCTGAATTATTTCCCGGTCGTTTTTTTTTAAAGACATAAATATTAGCTAAAAAACGTTCTGGTTAAGCCAATCGATGCGAAAGCGAACACTCTTTATCAGCGAAGAACCATCAGCCCATTTGGCTCCGGGATAATTTTTGATGATGTAAAGATAAGTCTGGTAAGCTTCCGTATACCTCTGGAGGCGCTCAAGACAGAGACCTTTGTGAAAAAGAGCAGCAGGAGCAATCGCAATACCATTGTACCAGGTACCTTGAGGGTACTTTTCCACACAATCTTCAAAAGCAAGTAGAGCCTCGGAAAAACGTTCTGCCCGATAAAGCGAAGCGCCTTCGAAATACTGCGCATCATCAGAAAGGTCAGTATTAGGGTAACGATTGACGTACTCATCAAAATACCGGGCTGCCTCGAGGAAATTGTTCAGCTTATACATGCAGTGGCCTATGGCATAGATGGATTTTCTTTCCAGTTCCCCACCAAACTCTTGAGCCTGCTGATAGGACTGGTAGGCATTAAAATAGTCGCCAAGAATGTAGTAACAATCTCCGATTTCATAATAGGCAGCGCCCACCAGGTCACTCTGGGGATATTGCTCAATAAGACGACGGTACTCGCTGATTGCCCGGTAGTAGTCACCGTAGCCTTCGCCATAGCTTTTGGCAAGCAGATATTGTGCATCATCTGCAAACTCACTATCTGGATAGCTATTGACCACAGCGTTAAGGTCAGCAACCGACTTCTCATACTCTTCAAGGTAATACAGGGAAGCCCCTCTTACAAAAAGCACGTCCCCCTGCAGTGGATCCTGGGGATAAAGAACAAGAAAACTGTTCGCCTCATCGACAACTCTCTCGTAAAAACCCAGTTGATAAATTTCGAATAGAAAATCTCTCTGGGTCTGCGGGGTTTTCTCTGCAAGGTAAACCACGCCTTCTGGATTAATATCGCAAATTGTATCGGCAACAATATCAACTTCTAAAACCTTCCCGGCATAGTCAGGGTGTGAGAAAAATACGTAACGTTTTCCAGTAGGCACTCTATCAATTAAGAAACTCCCGTCTGCCAGGGTGATAGTAGATCGATTGGCAACTTCCACCAGTACACCGTCCAGAGGCGCTCCGGCTACACTCAAAACCCGGCCTCTGAGAGAACCATATTGCAAAAAACCGCCATTGAGACACCCCGCTAGAAACACAATCCAGAGGATGCCAGCTATAAGTATTCCATATACACCAATTTTGCTTTTATCCTTCATCTTTTTTTTCCTCCAGCCTGGTAAGTTCCTTCTTCGCTCCCTGATATAAAGGAGAACTCTCGGGTAAGTTCTCAACAATCCACGAAAAGGCCGCTTTTGCCTGTTCAATATTTCCGGCTTTAAGATCCAAAAGTGCCAGATAGTATCTGGCGTAAGCATTGGAGGGTTGTATTGCGACAACCCCTTCAAAAGCCTCTTTCGCTTTCTCCACGTCTCCTATTTTATAACAAACATAGCCAAGATGCAGCAAGTAAAGAGAGTTGTTCTCTGAGCGCTTCAAAGCCTCTTCAAGCGCTTCCCGGGCTTTTTCCCACTCGCTAATCGAGGGCGCTTCGCTACGCAGTTCATATATATAAGCCAAACGGAACCAGCTTTGATGGTCTTCAGGATGCGCCTTGAGGTGCATCCTGAAAGCACGTATCGCCTTTTTGGAAATGCGAAAAGCCTTGAGATATTCTCCCTCTCGATAATAGATAAGCCCCATTTCAAAATAGGCATCATGAGGCCTTATCCCCTGCTCTGCACACTTTTCAAAAAGCTTCAATGCCTCCTCTGTATTGCCACTCCAGAGAGCCTTTTGGGCTTCTTCGAAACAGTTTTGAGCATCTTCTTCAGCAAAAGCGGTGCTCAGAATTAGCACCACAAAAGCAATGAAAAGACATGCCATAAGCTTTTTCATCGTCGGTCCACACTCCAGAAAAGAATTATGCCCATCAAGCCAAAGATTACATCCGGCATCCAGGCAGCAAGCAACGGCTCCATGACCCCCCCACGACCTAAAGAGCGAAAGATAGAAAGCAACATGTAGTAAGCAAAAGCCAGAATTACTGTCACAATAACTCCCAAGCCTTTAGTGTCTCTGGTGCGCTGAATGCCAAGTGGCATGCCCGCCATAACGAAAACCACAGCCGAAAAGGGAATGGAAAATTTCAAAAAGTAGGCAACTTCCATTTTTTCGGTTCTTGCGCCGGCTTTTTTGAGAATTTCAATCTGTTTTTTTAGCTGGCGAGAGGACATTTCTTCAGGTGTGCGTTGTTTTTCAAAAAACTCCTTGAGTTCCTGTCGCATATCGATTTCCATTTCGGAAAATTCAATTTCCCTGACCAGCTTTCCCTCCTCGTTAAACTGGTGCACCACTCCATCTTTGATTAGCCATTTATCTTCCAGCCAGAAAGCGGTCTTAGCAATGATCACCTCAGGATACTGGTTGCCGTTTTTCAGGAAGTAAATAATCACTTTTTTCATCTCCCAGGTGCGAGTATCTACCTCATTCACATAAAAGTAACGATTCTCTTCGTCTCGGAAAAATACGTTTTGCTCTATTTGGGGAGGACTTTCTTTATAAACATAATAGCGCACCAGGCTCTGGGCGCGATGGTTGGTTTCGGGAACCACCAGGTCATTCAAAAGAAAAGAGCCAAAAGCCACAAGAAGTGCCAGAAAAAGGTAAGGAAACAGAAAGCGTTTCAAGCTCACCCCGCTGGCCTCAACAGCGATGAGCTCGCTGTCCCTGCAAAAACGGCTCAAGCTGAGTTCTGCAGCCAGAAGATTAGAAATCGGGAAAGTCATGACCATGTGGGCAGGAAGATACAGAAGAAGAATTTCGAGAACAATCAGAAAGGGCACTTTTTCATTCACAAAAAAATCAGCCAGTTCAAAAAGAGTTTGCACCAGCATTATAATGGTGACTGCGCCCACCCAGGTAAACATCAAAACAGTGCTTTCGCGCATAACATA
This portion of the Thermatribacter velox genome encodes:
- the xseA gene encoding exodeoxyribonuclease VII large subunit, coding for MEVEFPFGKMEHLDSFPVSDKDVQYLTLSQLAYLVKVCLEGFFPNEMWVVAEIAALKVSRNGHCFMELVEKEGETLKAKMEALMWRDNFNRIRAFFEETTGETLREGLKVLLLGRLIFHSVHGLRLEVVDIDPNFSLGEMMRRRNEIIACLAKEGLLEKNASLLLPPVIQRIAVVSSPQAAGWGDFVHHLQGNAFGYRFLCCLFPAFVQGEEAEVSLIRALEEVERRVDYFDVAVIIRGGGSRTDLSSFDSYTLAKKVANFPIPVITGIGHQRDQSVLDMVAHTSLKTPTAVAEFIIGRARDFELSLLDLERRVKRDVESLLERTRVNLELLKERLVRLGEHDVSRNHYLLKESFRAVKTLSVNVLENEARSLKDFIQRVCYASKTRWREFWKQMEHSENLVRLLDPQNALKRGYSITFLEGKIVKHAGEVAPGQRIETWLFDGKLISRVEESREGRKD
- a CDS encoding 3-isopropylmalate dehydrogenase: MKNYRIGVIPGDGTGPEVVREGLKILEAAARKYGFKYETIVYPFGGEHYKKTGETLPDSAIEEFKKLDALYLGAIGHPDVKPGILEQGILLKIRFSLDQYINLRPVKLYPNVWTPIKDKGPEDIDFVVVRENTEGLYVGAGGFLRKGTPFEVAIQESINTRKGVERCIRFAFEYTIKRNKKKKLTLCGKTNVLTYAFDLWERTFYEVAREYPEVQTDYAHVDATTMWMVKNPEWFDVIVTDNMFGDIITDLGAMIQGGMGVAAGGNINPEGVSMFEPIGGSAPKYTGQNVINPIAAICALGMLLDNIGESEASQAVENAVIKALETGKIKSMSAGKMGLTTQEVGDLIASFI
- a CDS encoding isoamylase early set domain-containing protein, with translation MDKRKNLEHYLSCLPRFEPGEDLSDRVMERIYQRESLLVRYRRAKKFAVFALAGVFLLLIFLTNLPLLPEFQVTNLAGYRTVELIFYPSSKSPRTVAVAGDFTNWDALAMQKVRDDCWKITVRLKPGKYQYAFVIDGQEWVPDPASPRKVSDGFGGFNSVLVVNGG
- a CDS encoding RNA polymerase sigma factor, translating into MSLKKNDREIIQEVLQGNTELFRLLVQKYERAVFNYVFRMVRQREEAEDLTQETFVKAFCALRKYDSSYEFSTWIFRIALNVCRDFFRRRKFAFLSLSQPVGEEGEEELEQLVEQSAFSDPDGVVLDKEMVLEMEKAIARLPLKLREVIVLRHIENLSYEEIAKITGLPLGTVKTYLHRARKKLKEWLQEYFGPDVSET
- a CDS encoding tetratricopeptide repeat protein — translated: MKDKSKIGVYGILIAGILWIVFLAGCLNGGFLQYGSLRGRVLSVAGAPLDGVLVEVANRSTITLADGSFLIDRVPTGKRYVFFSHPDYAGKVLEVDIVADTICDINPEGVVYLAEKTPQTQRDFLFEIYQLGFYERVVDEANSFLVLYPQDPLQGDVLFVRGASLYYLEEYEKSVADLNAVVNSYPDSEFADDAQYLLAKSYGEGYGDYYRAISEYRRLIEQYPQSDLVGAAYYEIGDCYYILGDYFNAYQSYQQAQEFGGELERKSIYAIGHCMYKLNNFLEAARYFDEYVNRYPNTDLSDDAQYFEGASLYRAERFSEALLAFEDCVEKYPQGTWYNGIAIAPAALFHKGLCLERLQRYTEAYQTYLYIIKNYPGAKWADGSSLIKSVRFRIDWLNQNVF
- a CDS encoding tetratricopeptide repeat protein translates to MKKLMACLFIAFVVLILSTAFAEEDAQNCFEEAQKALWSGNTEEALKLFEKCAEQGIRPHDAYFEMGLIYYREGEYLKAFRISKKAIRAFRMHLKAHPEDHQSWFRLAYIYELRSEAPSISEWEKAREALEEALKRSENNSLYLLHLGYVCYKIGDVEKAKEAFEGVVAIQPSNAYARYYLALLDLKAGNIEQAKAAFSWIVENLPESSPLYQGAKKELTRLEEKKDEG
- a CDS encoding LptF/LptG family permease; protein product: MFPKILDRYVMRESTVLMFTWVGAVTIIMLVQTLFELADFFVNEKVPFLIVLEILLLYLPAHMVMTFPISNLLAAELSLSRFCRDSELIAVEASGVSLKRFLFPYLFLALLVAFGSFLLNDLVVPETNHRAQSLVRYYVYKESPPQIEQNVFFRDEENRYFYVNEVDTRTWEMKKVIIYFLKNGNQYPEVIIAKTAFWLEDKWLIKDGVVHQFNEEGKLVREIEFSEMEIDMRQELKEFFEKQRTPEEMSSRQLKKQIEILKKAGARTEKMEVAYFLKFSIPFSAVVFVMAGMPLGIQRTRDTKGLGVIVTVILAFAYYMLLSIFRSLGRGGVMEPLLAAWMPDVIFGLMGIILFWSVDRR